CGCGGGCCATCCGGCGGTCGGTCGCGATCAGCACCAGCGCCGCGCCCACCATGCTGCCGCAGGTGAGCACCACCAGCGCCCGCCCGCCGTCGGAACGGACGCCCAGCAGGAGCCCGGCGAAGAGCCCCACCGCCAGGAAGAGGTTGTAGAAGCCCTGGTTGAAGGCCCACCGGCGGACCCGCTCGACGTCCTCGGCGGCGACCCGGAAGCGCCGGTGCACCGCGGGCCGGGAGAAGAGCACGCTCTCCATGACGAAGAACAACACGTGCAGGATACCGGCGAGGACGGCGGCGGCCTGGGCGACCCGGATCACGGGCGGCTCCCTTCGCGCAGAGCGTTCGGCCGGTCGTCCCGTACGCGGTCGGCCGGTACCAGGGTTTCCGGGCGATCCTATCGACGCGCCGACGACCGGCGGGCGTCGCGCCGACCCGGGCCGGCGGCGTGGGGGGAGGTCGCGGGCGGGACCTCCCCACACGCCGGCTCAGCGGGTGAGCGCGCCGGACTCGGTGGGCAGGCCGGCGGCCACCCAGTCCTCGATCCCCTCGACGTACTTGCGGACGTCGGTGTAGCCGAGGGCAGTGAGCCGGTCGGCGACCCGGCCACTGTTCGGGCAGGCCGGGTTGGAGCAGTAGGTGACGATGGGTGCGGTGCGGTCCGGCAGCAGCTCACCGGCCCGCTCGGCCACCTCGGCCTCGACCAGCGGGACGGCGCCGGGCAGGTGCTGCCGGGCGTAGTACTCGCCGCCGAGCGCGTCGACGACGGTGACGGTCCCGGCGGCGATGGCGGTCCGCAACTCGTCGCGGCCGATGCGAGCGGTCATGACAACCTCCAGATAAGTGGACTACAGTCCGGATATGCCCGTGAACGATAGCGGACCGCAGTCCGCTTATGCCACTCCCCCGGTCGAACTCGTCCAGTTGCGTACGACACCCCCGCGCGAGCGGGCGGACGCCGCCCGCAACCGGGCCGCCGTGCTGGACGCCGCGGCGGCCCTCTTCCGCGAGCACGGCGTCGAGGCCGTCTCGATGGAGGCGGTGGCCGCCGCGGCCGGGGTGGGCAAGGGCACCCTGTTCCGGCGCTTCGGGGACAGGTCGGGGCTGGCCACGGCCCTGCTGGACAGCCAGGAACGGGCGCTGCAGGAGGCGATCCTGTTCGGGCCCGCGCCGCTCGGACCGGGCCCGGCCCGGGGGCCGTCGCCGTCGGCACGGGACCGGCTGACCGCCTTCGTCGAGGCGTACCTG
The Micromonospora sp. R77 DNA segment above includes these coding regions:
- a CDS encoding DUF1304 domain-containing protein, which produces MIRVAQAAAVLAGILHVLFFVMESVLFSRPAVHRRFRVAAEDVERVRRWAFNQGFYNLFLAVGLFAGLLLGVRSDGGRALVVLTCGSMVGAALVLIATDRRMARAALVQGVPPLVALVATLI
- a CDS encoding rhodanese-like domain-containing protein; the encoded protein is MTARIGRDELRTAIAAGTVTVVDALGGEYYARQHLPGAVPLVEAEVAERAGELLPDRTAPIVTYCSNPACPNSGRVADRLTALGYTDVRKYVEGIEDWVAAGLPTESGALTR
- a CDS encoding TetR family transcriptional regulator, which codes for MPVNDSGPQSAYATPPVELVQLRTTPPRERADAARNRAAVLDAAAALFREHGVEAVSMEAVAAAAGVGKGTLFRRFGDRSGLATALLDSQERALQEAILFGPAPLGPGPARGPSPSARDRLTAFVEAYLDYLLDHLDLVRVSETAAPGARYRIGAYRFWHRHVSLLLAGRADPAADAHALLATLAAEHVRAVLDDIGADRLRSATLRLANALTTG